A genomic region of Vitis vinifera cultivar Pinot Noir 40024 chromosome 7, ASM3070453v1 contains the following coding sequences:
- the LOC104878131 gene encoding uncharacterized protein LOC104878131, with the protein MPRGRDRLTTRPKRTTRSSPISHGDVTEGRPVIHPVAGSECQNVSLIREFKALNPPSFRGGPNFLEAENWMKEIKKILDVMAVPEERRVSLASFMLRDEADNWCDMIKTTQDVTKMVWMQFEELLLSNYFPEAVRRQKRAEFIHLVQRNMTVTEYAAKFTQLSRYAPNVVADEQMRAEQFQEGLRLNIRAQVAPFMLRTYSEVVARALVIEREMEEAQRLRSKNSRFGGSEKREQDFKRLKMTHPQQQPRKQEQYSGATDSAKGPRRCYECGEVGHLRRECPKFQRLAFQPSQRQFQQMNPQIQGRQPQGEGNFRQGKPGGKPEQAQQGRFYAIGSQNAESNALVEGMLLCFSTWAHVLFDPGATHSFISASFASMLDIEFVPLHCSLCVETPMGGKVETKWVCHACVLYIGGLEVTMDLVLLDISSFDVIVGMDWLARHHAVLDCYLKKVTFQTSSGSYMSFYGDRRLTFIPLIRNLDDKWSRKDGRHYFLFNLKGEGKKMTTIDCIPMVCEFADVFPKELPCLPPHREMDFSIKLYPGTDPISIAPYRMAPVELKELNIQLQELQTKGFIRPSTSPWGAPVLFVKKKDGSLRLCVDYRKLNRVIVKNKYPLPRIDDLFDQLCGACYFSKIDLRSGYHQLRIRETDIPKTTFRTRYGHYEFVVMPFGLTNAPAAFMDMMNRIYRPYLDHFVDDILIYSKSREEHGHHLHMALQTLRENQLYAKLEKCDFWLQEIQFLGHMVSQEGISVDPTKVEAVTKWERPKWKLIQCLVWLIF; encoded by the coding sequence ATGCCTAGAGGAAGGGACAGATTAACCACAAGGCCTAAACGGACAACTAGATCATCTCCAATATCTCATGGTGATGTAACTGAGGGAAGACCTGTAATACATCCAGTTGCTGGTTCAGAATGCCAGAATGTGAGCTTGATTCGGGAATTTAAAGCATTGAATCCTCCAAGCTTTCGGGGTGGCCCTAATTTTCTTGAAGCTGAGAATTggatgaaagaaataaagaaaatactgGATGTAATGGCAGTGCCTGAGGAAAGGAGAGTTTCTTTAGCTTCCTTCATGTTGAGGGATGAAGCAGACAACTGGTGCGATATGATCAAGACTACTCAGGATGTAACTAAAATGGTTTGGATGCAATTTGAGGAGCTGCTTTTATCTAATTACTTTCCAGAGGCCGTTAGAAGACAGAAGAGAGCTGAATTTATACACTTGGTTCAAAGGAACATGACAGTGACTGAATATGCAGCAAAATTTACACAACTATCTAGATATGCTCCAAATGTGGTTGCAGATGAACAAATGCGAGCTGAACAATTCCAAGAGGGGTTGAGATTGAACATTAGAGCACAGGTTGCTCCTTTCATGCTTCGTACTTACAGTGAGGTTGTGGCAAGGGCTCTTGTTATAGAAAGGGAAATGGAGGAAGCTCAAAGGTTGAGAAGCAAAAATTCTAGGTTTGGTGGTTCAGAAAAACGAGAACAGGATTTCAAGCGCCTGAAAATGACTCATCCCCAACAACAACCCAGAAAACAAGAGCAGTATAGTGGGGCTACAGATTCAGCTAAGGGACCAAGGAGATGTTATGAATGTGGTGAGGTGGGACATCTGAGGAGAGAGTGCCCAAAATTTCAACGACTTGCATTCCAGCCATCTCAACGACAGTTTCAGCAGATGAACCCACAAATTCAAGGAAGGCAACCTCAAGGGGAAGGAAACTTTAGACAAGGGAAGCCTGGAGGGAAGCCAGAGCAAGCACAACAAGGGAGATTTTATGCAATAGGGTCACAAAATGCAGAGTCAAATGCCTTGGTGGAAGGTATGCTCTTATGTTTTAGCACTTGGGCACATGTTTTATTTGATCCAGGAGCTACCCACTCTTTTATTTCTGCATCATTTGCCTCCATGCTAGACATAGAATTTGTTCCTCTACATTGTTCATTATGTGTTGAGACTCCTATGGGTGGTAAGGTGGAAACCAAGTGGGTATGTCATGCTTGTGTACTTTATATTGGGGGTCTTGAAGTTACAATGGATCTGGTTCTTCTTGATATTTCATCGTTTGATGTAATTGTGGGGATGGATTGGCTTGCCCGACATCATGCTGTGTTAGATTgttatttgaagaaagtaaCATTCCAAACCTCTTCTGGTTCATATATGAGTTTCTATGGTGATAGAAGGCTTACATTCATTCCTCTAATTCGAAACCTGGATGACAAGTGGTCAAGAAAGGATGGCagacactattttctttttaatctgaAGGGAGAAGGCAAAAAGATGACAACTATAGATTGTATTCCAATGGTTTGTGAATTTGCTGATGTTTTTCCTAAAGAATTGCCATGTTTACCTCCTCACAGAGAGATggatttttctattaaattgtATCCAGGTACAGATCCAATATCAATAGCTCCATATAGGATGGCTCCAGTTGAACTTAAGGAATTGAACATTCAGTTGCAGGAGTTGCAAACTAAAGGGTTTATTCGGCCTAGTACCTCACCTTGGGGTGCTCCAGTATTGTTTGTAAAGAAGAAGGATGGATCCTTGCGGTTATGTGTGGATTACAGAAAATTGAACAGAGTTATAGTGAAAAACAAATATCCGCTACCTCGGATTGATGACTTATTTGACCAGTTATGTGGGGCTTGCTATTTTTCAAAGATTGATTTAAGATCTGGTTATCATCAGTTGAGGATACGAGAAACAGATATTCCAAAGACTACATTTCGTACAAGGTATGGGCATTATGAATTTGTGGTCATGCCGTTTGGGTTAACTAATGCTCCAGCTGCATTCATGGACATGATGAATCGTATCTATCGGCCTTATTTGGATCATtttgtggatgatattttgatatattctaAGAGTAGAGAAGAGCACGGTCACCATTTGCATATGGCACTTCAAACACTTAGAGAAAACCAGTTATATGCCAAATTGGAGAAATGTGACTTTTGGCTGCaggaaattcaatttttggGGCATATGGTTTCTCAAGAGGGTATCTCAGTGGATCCAACAAAAGTGGAAGCTGTGACAAAGTGGGAAAGACCCAAGTGGAAGTTGATACAATGCTTAGTTTGGTTAAtcttttga